Proteins encoded within one genomic window of Saccharomyces mikatae IFO 1815 strain IFO1815 genome assembly, chromosome: 15:
- the ARG8 gene encoding acetylornithine transaminase (similar to Saccharomyces cerevisiae ARG8 (YOL140W); ancestral locus Anc_3.17), whose protein sequence is MFKRYLSSTSTKRFTSILEEKAFQVTTYSRPEDLCITRGKNAKLYDDVNGKEYIDFTAGIAVTALGHANPKVAEILHHQANKLVHSSNLYFTKECLDLSEKIVEKTKQFGGQHDASKVFLCNSGTEANEAALKFAKKYGIMKSASKQGIVAFENSFHGRTMGALSVTWNSKYRTPFGHLIPNVSFLNLNDEMTKLQSYISTKKDEIAGLIIEPIQGEGGVYPVEIEKLTALKKICQDNDVIVIHDEIQCGLGRSGKLWAHAYLPREAHPDIFTSAKALGNGFPIAATVVNEKVNNALTVGDHGTTYGGNPLGCSVSNYVLDTIADEAFLKQVFKKGEILQKRLREIQAKYPNLIKTIRGKGLMLGAEFAEPPAEVIKKARELGLLIITAGKSTVRFVPALTIEDELINEGMDAFDKAIEAVHA, encoded by the coding sequence ATGTTTAAAAGATACTTATCCAGTACATCAACCAAAAGATTCACTAGtattttggaagaaaaagccTTTCAGGTGACCACTTACTCCAGACCTGAAGATCTATGTATTACTAGAGGTAAAAATGCCAAGCTGTACGACGATGTCAATGGCAAGGAATATATCGATTTCACAGCAGGTATTGCGGTGACTGCATTAGGTCATGCAAATCCTAAAGTAGCAGAAATCCTCCACCATCAAGCAAACAAACTAGTTCATTCTTCCAATCTTTACTTCACTAAGGAGTGCCTCGATTtaagtgaaaaaattgtGGAAAAAACGAAGCAATTCGGTGGTCAACATGATGCTTCGAAAGTGTTTCTATGCAACTCAGGTACGGAAGCAAATGAAGCTGCTTTGAAATTTGCAAAGAAGTACGGTATAATGAAAAGTGCTAGTAAGCAAGGAATTGTTGCTTTTGAGAACTCTTTTCATGGACGTACTATGGGCGCTTTATCTGTTACCTGGAATAGCAAATATAGAACTCCCTTTGGTCATCTAATCCCGAATGTctctttcttaaatttgAATGATGAAATGACCAAATTACAAAGTTATATCTCTaccaaaaaagatgaaattgcAGGTTTAATTATTGAACCTATACAAGGTGAGGGGGGTGTTTATCCAgtagaaattgaaaagctAACCgcattgaagaaaatatgccAGGATAATGATGTCATTGTCATCCATGATGAAATTCAATGTGGTTTAGGCCGTTCAGGTAAGCTATGGGCTCATGCCTATTTGCCAAGAGAAGCACATCCAGATATTTTTACATCTGCCAAGGCACTGGGCAATGGGTTCCCAATTGCCGCCACCGTCGtcaatgaaaaagttaaCAATGCTTTAACAGTTGGCGATCACGGTACTACTTATGGTGGGAATCCGTTGGGCTGTTCTGTAAGTAACTATGTCTTGGATACTATAGCAGACGAGGCTTTCTTGAAACAAGTTTTTAAAAAGGGTgaaattttgcaaaagcGTTTACGTGAAATTCAAGCCAAATATCCAAATCTGATAAAGACTATCAGAGGTAAGGGTTTGATGCTTGGCGCTGAATTTGCTGAACCACCTGCTGAAGTCATCAAAAAGGCTAGAGAGTTGGGTCTTTTGATCATCACCGCTGGTAAGAGTACGGTCAGATTTGTTCCCGCCTTAACCATTGAAGACGAGCTAATCAATGAAGGGATGGACGCCTTCGATAAAGCCATTGAAGCCGTGCACGCTTAG
- the CDC33 gene encoding translation initiation factor eIF4E (similar to Saccharomyces cerevisiae CDC33 (YOL139C); ancestral locus Anc_3.20), whose amino-acid sequence MSVEEVSKKFEENVSVDDTTTTPKTVLSDSAHFDVKHPLNTKWTLWYTKPAVDKSESWSDLLRPVTSFQTVEEFWAIIQNIPEPHELPLKSDYHVFRNDVRPEWEDEANAKGGKWSFQLRGKGADIDELWLRTLLAVIGETIDEDDSQINGVVLSIRKGGNKFALWTKSEDKEPLLRIGGKFKQVLKLTDDGHLEFFPHSSANGRHPQPSITL is encoded by the coding sequence atgtcCGTTGAAGAAGTTAGCAAGaagtttgaagaaaacgTTTCAGTCGATGATACTACAACTACTCCAAAGACTGTTTTGAGTGACAGTGCTCACTTCGATGTCAAGCACCCATTGAACACTAAATGGACTTTATGGTATACGAAGCCAGCCGTTGATAAATCTGAGTCGTGGTCTGATCTCTTGCGTCCTGTAACTTCTTTCCAAACTGTTGAAGAATTCTGGGCTatcattcaaaatattccTGAGCCACACGAATTGCCATTGAAATCAGATTACCATGTTTTTCGTAATGATGTTAGACCTGAATGGGAAGACGAAGCCAATGCTAAGGGTGGTAAATGGTCTTTTCAACTTAGAGGTAAAGGCGCTGATATCGACGAATTATGGCTAAGAACTTTACTAGCAGTTATTGGTGAAACcattgatgaagacgaCTCTCAAATCAACGGTGTTGTTTTAAGCATTAGAAAAGGTGGTAACAAGTTCGCCTTATGGACCAAATCTGAAGATAAAGAACCACTATTGAGAATTGGCGGTAAATTCAAGCAAGTCTTAAAATTAACCGATGACGGGCATTTGGAGTTCTTCCCACATTCCAGTGCCAATGGTAGACACCCTCAACCATCAATCACCTTGTAA